Proteins encoded together in one Chroicocephalus ridibundus unplaced genomic scaffold, bChrRid1.1 SCAFFOLD_98, whole genome shotgun sequence window:
- the LOC134509333 gene encoding olfactory receptor 14A16-like, producing the protein MSNSSSISQFLLLAFAGTRELQLLHFGLFLGIYLAALLANGLIITTIACDHHLHTPMYFFLLNLSVLDLGSISTTVPKSMASSLWDNRAISYWGCVAQVFFFFFCAAAEFSLLTVMSYDRYVAICKPLHYGTLMGSRACVHMAAAAWGSGFLNALLHTASTFSLPLCRGNAVDQFFCEVPQILKLSCSGSDYLREVGLPVFGCFLVFLCFVLNLLSYVQIFRAVLRIPSQQGRHKAFSTCLPHLAVVSLFVSTGIFAYLKPPSISSPVLDLVVAVLYSLIPPAVNPLIYSVRNKELKDALRKLFEYNL; encoded by the coding sequence atgtccaacagcagctccatcagccagttcctcctcctggcattcgcaggcacacgggagctgcagctcttgcacttcgggctcttcctgggcatctacctggctgccctcctggccaacggcctcatcatcaccaccatcgcctgtgaccaccacctccacacccccatgtacttcttcctcctcaacctctctgttcttgacctgggatccatctccaccactgtccccaaatccatggccagtTCCCTCTGGGATaacagggccatctcctactggggatgtgtagcacaggtcttttttttctttttctgtgctgcagcagagttttctcttctcactgtcatgtcctatgaccgctacgttgccatctgcaaacccctgcactacgggaccctgatgggcagcagagcttgtgtccacatggcagcagctgcctggggcagtgggtttctcaatgctctgctgcacacggccagtacattttccctgcccctctgccggggcaatgctgtggaccagttcttctgtgaggtcccccagatcctcaagctctcctgctcaggctcagactacctcagggaagttgggctacctgtatttggttgttttttagtgtttttgtgttttgttttgaatctgttgtcctatgtgcagatcttcagggccgtgctgaggatcccctctcagcagggacggcacaaagccttttccacgtgcctccctcacctggccgtggtctccctgtttgtcagcactggcatctttgcctacctgaagcccccctccatctcctccccagtcctagatctggtggtggcagtgctgtactcgctcattcctccagcagtgaaccccctcatctacagcgtGAGGAACAAAGAGCTCAAGGACGCCCTGAGGAAACTATTTGAATACAATCTTTAG